Proteins encoded within one genomic window of Rhinolophus sinicus isolate RSC01 linkage group LG05, ASM3656204v1, whole genome shotgun sequence:
- the IRAK1BP1 gene encoding interleukin-1 receptor-associated kinase 1-binding protein 1, whose amino-acid sequence MSLQQAPQSRVFVELVPWAGRGQENSLVSGGDTLPGFRRPLPAAQAQNATREVHVSGTAEVSVSPDRAQVTVRINSTKEAAAEVKKSVCRRLDYITQSLQLQGLQAENVTVTKDFRRVENAYHMEAEVCITFTEFGKMQNICNFLVEKLDSSVIISQPQFYHTPGSIENLRRQACLVAVENARRKAQEVCNLVGQTLGKPLLIKEEETKEWEGQTDDHQASRLLSSLTVQQKIKSATIHASSKVFVNFEVKGKEKKKKHL is encoded by the exons ATGTCGTTGCAACAGGCCCCTCAGTCTCGCGTGTTCGTGGAACTGGTTCCATGGGCTGGCCGGGGCCAGGAGAACAGTCTCGTCTCGGGCGGCGATACGCTGCCCGGCTTCCGCCGTCCCCTCCCCGCAGCACAGGCCCAAAATGCAACCCGGGAGGTGCACGTAAGTGGCACCGCGGAGGTGTCTGTGAGCCCCGACAGGGCGCAGGTAACGGTGCGCATCAACAGCACCAAGGAGGCGGCGGCCGAGGTCAAGAAGAGCGTTTGCCGCCGCCTGGACTACATCACGCAGAGCCTTCAGCTGCAGGGTCTGCAG GCAGAAAATGTAACTGTGACAAAGGATTTTAGAAGAGTGGAAAATGCTTATCACATGGAAGCAGAG GTCTGCATTACATTTACTGAAtttggaaaaatgcaaaatatttgtaACTTTCTTGTTGAAAAGCTAGATAGCTCTGTTATCATCAGCCAACCCCAATTCTATCATACTCCAGGTTCTATTGAGAATCTTCG ACGTCAAGCCTGTCTTGTTGCTGTTGAGAATGCACGGCGCAAAGCTCAAGAAGTCTGTAACCTTGTTGGCCAAACTCTAGGAAAACCGTTATTAATCAAAGAAGAAGAAACGAAAGAATGGGAAGGCCAAACAGATGATCACCAGGCATCCAGACTCTTAAGTTCATTAACtgtacaacaaaaaataaaaagtgcaacAATACATGCTTCTTCAAAAGTATTTGTAAATTTTGAAgtaaaggggaaagagaaaaaaaagaaacatctctgA